One segment of Streptomyces sp. XD-27 DNA contains the following:
- a CDS encoding DedA family protein, with translation MTTLALGPSWLDPDHLINTFGPLGVMAIVFAESGLLIGFFLPGDSLLFTTGLLITTGKLDQPLWLVCVGVVAAAIIGDQVGYLFGRKVGPALFRRPDSKLFKQENVEKAHEFFEKYGPKSLVLARFVPIVRTFTPIIAGVSRMNYRSFITFNVIGGTLWGAGVTLLGAWLGKIDFVHKNIEAMLVGIVLLSVIPIAIEFLRARSQAKKAAAAGGQIAAGGAAPQAPQPPQPPAGRGRHAKR, from the coding sequence GTGACCACTCTCGCGCTCGGACCCAGCTGGCTGGACCCGGACCATCTGATCAACACCTTCGGCCCGCTCGGCGTGATGGCGATCGTCTTCGCGGAGTCCGGGCTGCTCATCGGCTTCTTCCTGCCGGGCGACTCGCTGCTGTTCACCACCGGACTGCTGATCACCACCGGGAAGCTCGACCAGCCGCTGTGGCTGGTCTGCGTCGGTGTGGTGGCAGCGGCGATCATCGGTGACCAGGTGGGGTACCTCTTCGGCCGGAAGGTCGGACCCGCGCTGTTCCGGCGGCCCGACTCCAAGCTCTTCAAGCAGGAGAACGTCGAGAAGGCCCACGAGTTCTTCGAGAAATACGGGCCGAAGTCCCTGGTCCTGGCCCGCTTCGTGCCCATCGTCCGTACGTTCACGCCGATCATCGCGGGCGTGAGCCGGATGAACTACCGCTCCTTCATCACCTTCAACGTGATCGGCGGCACGCTGTGGGGCGCGGGCGTCACCCTGCTCGGCGCCTGGCTCGGCAAGATCGATTTCGTGCACAAGAACATCGAGGCGATGCTCGTCGGCATCGTGCTGCTGTCCGTGATCCCGATCGCGATCGAGTTCCTGCGGGCCCGCAGCCAGGCGAAGAAGGCCGCGGCGGCCGGGGGCCAGATCGCCGCCGGCGGCGCCGCGCCGCAGGCCCCGCAGCCGCCGCAGCCGCCGGCCGGGCGGGGCCGCCACGCCAAGCGCTGA